From a region of the Drosophila ananassae strain 14024-0371.13 chromosome XL, ASM1763931v2, whole genome shotgun sequence genome:
- the LOC6503943 gene encoding uncharacterized protein LOC6503943 codes for MDAKISLSLASKGKPNSRGQLELTLGQLFEEVGNSNRNRPLTWCAFQNALLRSRLRGRLCDPLPQQTIGKVTNLLQNISTQPLMMEEVTTLQILSCILYLLPSPHLYQGDHSKQKARELVRSSYRLIPTLDPMMVHHLTSRLVDHFAVHHHSPSLPSKTNLLHLANLLWKNSGAGRAVSVCLLWCIIFGAAHIAPHIHQFHDLSELPHLLERISVENLSLNRLDQVAAGVALLLYRQLCCPDIDEFLNSGYLSFYFRILPEDVLKISSWLERALRYQRRVGFAARHLKNSLEYLTQNSVQWCQHCRGPRTRSESAPGSESWPKNCVLSLIRKK; via the exons ATGGACGCGAAAATATCTCTATCCTTGGCTTCAAAGGGCAAACCGAACAGCCGAGGGCAATTGGAGCTGACTTTGGGGCAGCTATTTGAGGAAGTCGGAAACTCCAATCGAAATCGCCCGCTCACCTGGTGCGCCTTTCAGAACGCGCTGCTGAGGTCGCGACTGCGCGGCAGGCTTTGCGACCCACTGCCTCAGCAGACAATCGGCAAG GTGACCAATCTGCTGCAGAACATTTCCACGCAGCCCCTGAtgatggaggaggtgaccacCTTGCAGATTTTGTCGTGCATCCTGTACTTGCTGCCTTCTCCACATCTGTATCAGGGCGATCACAGCAAACAGAAGGCGAGGGAACTGGTAAGGAGCAGCTACAGGCTCATCCCCACGCTGGACCCAATGATGGTGCATCATCTGACTAGCCGGTTAGTGGACCACTTCGCCGTGCACCATCATTCCCCCTCGTTGCCTTCCAAGACGAACTTGCTCCACCTGGCCAACCTGCTGTGGAAGAACAGCGGCGCGGGCCGGGCGGTGTCTGTCTGCCTGCTCTGGTGCATCATCTTCGGAGCTGCCCACATAGCCCCCCACATCCACCAGTTCCACGAC CTGAGTGAACTGCCGCATCTGTTGGAGAGGATCAGCGTGGAGAACTTGAGCCTAAATCGTCTCGACCAGGTGGCGGCTGGTGTTGCTCTTCTCCTTTACCGGCAACTCTGTTGCCCAGATATTGACGAGTTCCTAAACAGCGGCTACCTGTCCTTCTACTTCCGCATCCTGCCGGAAGATGTCCTGAAGATCAGTAGCTGGTTAGAGCGAGCCCTGCGGTACCAACGCCGTGTCGGATTTGCGGCGCGGCACCTGAAGAACTCTCTTGAGTATCTGACACAGAATTCTGTCCAGTGGTGTCAGCATTGCCGTGGCCCTCGGACGAGATCTGAGTCCGCCCCGGGGTCGGAATCCTGGCCCAAGAACTGCGTGCTCAGTCTCATACGCAAAAAGTAG